One genomic segment of Nitrospinaceae bacterium includes these proteins:
- a CDS encoding SDR family oxidoreductase produces the protein MDLGIKGRRAIVTGGSRGIGYEAAKRFLEEGARVFICARGAEALEETRESLAKETGGEVVALQADTSQEGSAQKIVDAAVAAFGGVDILVNNAGEMSSGRFDVLTDEGLQTQLDTKLFGFVRMIRAAVPHMKKGGWGRIINMIGGAGKEPDPYMFVSGMTNSALLNLTKSLSEELGEAGIHVNAVCPGWVDTNLWQRNAQGLQEEFKAESEEEARRRAQRRNALNRFGKPEELADAIAFLCSERASYITGVSLNLDGGRLKSLW, from the coding sequence ATGGATCTGGGAATAAAGGGCAGAAGAGCGATTGTCACGGGCGGTAGCCGGGGCATTGGATACGAGGCGGCAAAAAGATTTTTAGAAGAAGGCGCGCGGGTTTTCATCTGCGCCCGGGGGGCGGAAGCGCTTGAGGAAACGAGGGAATCGCTCGCCAAGGAAACAGGCGGCGAGGTCGTGGCGCTTCAGGCGGACACCTCTCAGGAAGGTAGCGCACAGAAAATCGTCGATGCGGCGGTGGCGGCCTTCGGCGGGGTGGATATTTTGGTGAACAACGCAGGCGAGATGAGCTCGGGCCGCTTTGACGTGCTCACCGATGAGGGTCTCCAGACCCAGCTCGACACCAAGCTCTTTGGCTTCGTGCGGATGATTCGCGCCGCCGTGCCCCACATGAAAAAAGGCGGCTGGGGCCGCATCATCAACATGATTGGCGGCGCTGGCAAAGAGCCCGACCCCTATATGTTTGTGAGCGGCATGACGAATTCGGCGCTGCTCAACCTCACGAAATCGCTTTCAGAAGAGTTGGGCGAGGCGGGCATTCACGTCAACGCCGTCTGCCCCGGCTGGGTGGACACCAACCTTTGGCAGCGCAACGCCCAGGGCCTTCAGGAAGAGTTCAAGGCCGAATCAGAAGAAGAGGCCCGCCGCCGCGCTCAGCGGCGAAACGCGCTCAATCGCTTCGGCAAGCCAGAGGAGCTCGCCGATGCCATCGCGTTTCTGTGCTCAGAGCGCGCCAGCTACATCACCGGTGTCTCGCTCAACCTCGATGGCGGCAGGTTAAAGTCTCTTTGGTAG